One Agrococcus jenensis genomic region harbors:
- a CDS encoding MarR family winged helix-turn-helix transcriptional regulator: MTSDRVAPRAWRAYFEGSRLLENELERRMKATSGIDLGDFNVLLVLSEAEGGRMRMGDLARAIAFAPGRLTYRIAALEREELVVRQPSTDDRRGTDAVLTDAGRRRLRKARPQHARHVEELFLGCLDADAVEVLDRVFSPLRSRLLARDHED; encoded by the coding sequence GTGACGAGCGACCGCGTCGCTCCGCGCGCCTGGCGCGCGTACTTCGAGGGCTCGCGGCTGCTCGAGAACGAGCTCGAGCGCCGCATGAAGGCGACGAGCGGGATCGATCTCGGCGACTTCAACGTGCTGCTCGTGCTGTCGGAGGCCGAGGGCGGGCGGATGCGCATGGGCGACCTCGCCCGTGCGATCGCCTTCGCGCCCGGCCGGCTGACGTACCGCATCGCCGCGCTCGAGCGCGAGGAGCTCGTGGTGCGCCAGCCGAGCACCGACGACCGCCGCGGCACCGACGCGGTGCTGACGGATGCCGGACGCCGCCGCCTGCGCAAGGCACGCCCGCAGCACGCCCGGCACGTCGAGGAGCTGTTCCTGGGCTGCCTCGACGCCGACGCCGTCGAGGTGCTCGACCGCGTCTTCAGCCCTCTGCGCTCGCGCCTGCTCGCCCGCGACCACGAGGACTGA
- a CDS encoding ATP-binding cassette domain-containing protein, producing the protein MAGAAVGASRYRHPVAEHISVRGARENNLRGVDVDIPKRQLSVFTGVSGSGKSSLVFGTIAAESRRLIDETYDAFVQGFMPPAPQPEVDSLEGLTAAILVGQDQMGANSRSTVGTATDAYTMLRILWSRVGEPRLESSVTFSFNDPRGMCMACEGLGRVSTIDVDVIVDRSKSLNDGAIDFPNYTVGTWYWKIYAESGLLDPDKRVADYTADELHLFLHGEEQKVNFAGFNMTYEGLIPKLRKSVFVKDVDSMKPTLRAVVERAATFEDCPECGGSRLNAAAREVRVQGITIAEATSMQLTDLAPFIAAIPPTAGGAATAPLRAKLVDLLETFDAIGLGYLSLDRPAGSLSGGEAQRTKMVRHMGSALTDVTYVFDEPTAGLHPHDVERMNGLLSRLRDKGNTVLVVEHKPEVMAIADRIVDMGPGAGVHGGTVVFEGTFDELRASGTRTGQHLEHRQQLKETVRTPAGRIEIRDAREHNLQGVDVDVPTGVLVAITGVAGSGKSSLIHGSLPRDGATFVDQTMIKGSRRSNPATYTGILEPIRKAFAAANGVKPALFSANSEGACPECKGLGVIYSDLAFMAGVTTPCELCGGRRFTAEVLEYHLRGRSIGDVLDMSVEEAQQFFTEKQVQPMLGRLVDVGLGYIRLGQTLTTLSGGERQRLKLAIEMGTNAEVIVLDEPTTGLHMADVDNLIGLLDRIVDAGRTVLVIEHNLDVVSRADWLIDLGPGAGAQGGSIVYEGTPAALAASPGDSLTGHHLAKRLATA; encoded by the coding sequence ATGGCAGGCGCGGCTGTGGGCGCCTCGCGCTACCGTCATCCCGTGGCAGAGCACATCAGCGTGCGGGGCGCGCGCGAGAACAACCTGCGGGGCGTCGATGTCGACATCCCGAAGCGGCAGCTGAGCGTCTTCACGGGCGTCTCCGGCTCCGGCAAGTCGAGCCTCGTGTTCGGCACCATCGCCGCGGAGTCGCGGCGCCTCATCGACGAGACCTACGACGCGTTCGTGCAGGGCTTCATGCCGCCCGCGCCGCAGCCCGAGGTCGACAGCCTCGAGGGGCTCACCGCCGCGATCCTCGTCGGGCAGGACCAGATGGGCGCGAACTCGCGCTCGACGGTCGGCACGGCGACGGATGCGTACACGATGCTCCGCATCCTGTGGTCGCGGGTGGGCGAGCCCAGGCTCGAGTCGTCGGTGACGTTCTCGTTCAACGACCCGCGCGGCATGTGCATGGCGTGCGAGGGCCTCGGCCGGGTCTCGACGATCGACGTCGACGTGATCGTCGACCGCTCGAAGAGCCTCAACGACGGGGCGATCGACTTCCCGAACTACACCGTGGGCACCTGGTACTGGAAGATCTACGCCGAGTCGGGCCTGCTCGACCCCGACAAGCGCGTCGCCGACTACACCGCCGACGAGCTGCACCTCTTCCTGCACGGCGAGGAGCAGAAGGTCAACTTCGCCGGCTTCAACATGACGTACGAGGGCCTCATCCCGAAGCTGCGGAAGTCGGTGTTCGTGAAGGACGTCGACTCGATGAAGCCGACGCTCCGCGCCGTCGTCGAGCGCGCCGCGACCTTCGAGGACTGCCCCGAGTGCGGCGGCTCGCGCCTCAACGCCGCCGCGCGCGAGGTGCGGGTGCAGGGCATCACGATCGCCGAGGCGACCTCGATGCAGCTCACCGACCTCGCGCCGTTCATCGCCGCGATCCCGCCCACCGCGGGCGGTGCGGCGACCGCGCCGCTGCGCGCCAAGCTTGTCGACCTGCTCGAGACCTTCGACGCCATCGGCCTCGGCTACCTCTCGCTCGACCGACCAGCCGGCTCGCTGTCGGGCGGTGAGGCGCAGCGCACGAAGATGGTGCGCCACATGGGCTCCGCGCTCACCGATGTCACGTACGTCTTCGACGAGCCCACCGCGGGGCTGCACCCGCACGACGTCGAGCGCATGAACGGGCTGCTCAGCCGACTGCGCGACAAGGGCAACACCGTGCTCGTCGTCGAGCACAAGCCCGAGGTGATGGCGATCGCAGACCGCATCGTCGACATGGGTCCGGGCGCGGGCGTGCACGGCGGCACCGTCGTCTTCGAGGGCACCTTCGACGAGCTGCGAGCCTCCGGCACCCGCACCGGCCAGCACCTCGAGCACCGGCAGCAGCTCAAGGAGACGGTGCGCACCCCAGCGGGGCGCATCGAGATCCGCGACGCCCGCGAGCACAACCTGCAGGGCGTCGACGTCGATGTGCCGACCGGCGTGCTCGTCGCGATCACCGGCGTCGCGGGCTCCGGCAAGTCGTCGCTCATCCACGGCTCGCTGCCGCGGGACGGCGCCACCTTCGTCGACCAGACGATGATCAAGGGCTCGCGGCGATCCAACCCGGCCACCTACACGGGCATCCTCGAGCCCATCCGCAAGGCGTTCGCCGCCGCGAACGGGGTGAAGCCGGCGCTGTTCAGCGCCAACTCCGAGGGCGCGTGCCCGGAGTGCAAGGGGCTCGGCGTCATCTACTCCGACCTCGCGTTCATGGCGGGCGTCACGACGCCGTGCGAGCTGTGCGGCGGCCGCCGGTTCACGGCGGAGGTGCTCGAGTACCACCTGCGCGGCAGGTCGATCGGCGACGTGCTCGACATGTCGGTCGAGGAGGCGCAGCAGTTCTTCACCGAGAAGCAGGTGCAGCCGATGCTCGGCCGGCTGGTCGACGTGGGGCTCGGCTACATCCGGCTCGGGCAGACGCTCACGACGCTCTCGGGCGGCGAGCGGCAGCGCCTGAAGCTCGCGATCGAGATGGGCACGAACGCCGAGGTGATCGTGCTCGACGAGCCCACGACCGGCCTGCACATGGCCGACGTCGACAACCTGATCGGCCTGCTCGACCGCATCGTCGACGCCGGCCGCACGGTGCTCGTCATCGAGCACAACCTCGACGTCGTCTCGCGCGCCGACTGGCTGATCGACCTCGGGCCGGGTGCCGGCGCGCAGGGCGGGTCGATCGTCTACGAGGGCACACCCGCGGCGCTCGCGGCCAGCCCCGGTGACTCGCTCACCGGCCACCACCTCGCGAAGCGCCTCGCCACGGCCTGA
- the solA gene encoding N-methyl-L-tryptophan oxidase, whose translation MEADAVEQQGERVVDVVVVGLGAVGSSAAWRLAARGLDVVGIDQHEPGHPWGGSHGRSRLFRVACLEHPGLTPIARRARELWRELEAHSGEELLIETGGIMIGQPGTRIIDGTLAAAREHDLPVEQLDAAAIAERLPALARLDPGDVGIWDPEAGVLRPEAAIVAAVDAARAAGASIRTGERVLGIEVDDVGDIGHAAVTVRLERGDVRARRVVIAAGPWLAQLTGLPVRPHRVVMSWFGARDGHDASIDRIPVFIRSVPGTAEWIWGHGALPGDLAKVGPEFDGPFDEDDPDAIDREVRPADTARIRELVEAAFRDLDPEPADLTTCIMAHTPDGQFVVGPTDASGRVVVAGGCSGHSFKHAAALGELAAQLAVDEQPFTDIGFLDPRRFHPDGAVGGARAHAPRATGGSVETGSA comes from the coding sequence ATGGAGGCGGATGCGGTGGAGCAGCAGGGCGAGCGGGTCGTGGATGTCGTCGTGGTCGGGCTCGGCGCGGTCGGGTCGAGCGCCGCGTGGCGCCTGGCCGCGCGCGGGCTCGACGTGGTCGGCATCGATCAGCACGAGCCGGGCCACCCGTGGGGCGGCTCGCACGGCCGGTCGCGGCTCTTCCGCGTCGCGTGCCTCGAGCACCCGGGGCTCACGCCCATCGCTCGCCGCGCGCGCGAGCTGTGGCGCGAGCTCGAGGCGCACAGCGGTGAGGAGCTGCTCATCGAGACCGGCGGCATCATGATCGGACAGCCCGGTACGCGCATCATCGACGGCACGCTCGCCGCCGCCCGCGAGCACGACCTGCCCGTCGAGCAGCTCGACGCCGCGGCGATCGCCGAGCGGCTGCCGGCGCTCGCGCGGCTCGACCCGGGCGACGTGGGCATCTGGGATCCGGAGGCGGGCGTGCTGCGGCCCGAGGCGGCGATCGTCGCGGCGGTCGACGCCGCGCGCGCCGCCGGCGCCAGCATCCGCACCGGCGAGCGGGTGCTCGGCATCGAGGTCGACGACGTCGGCGACATCGGGCACGCCGCCGTCACGGTGCGGCTCGAGCGCGGCGACGTGCGCGCCCGCCGCGTGGTGATCGCCGCAGGCCCGTGGCTCGCGCAGCTCACCGGCCTGCCGGTGCGGCCGCACCGCGTCGTCATGAGCTGGTTCGGCGCGCGCGACGGCCACGACGCGTCCATCGACCGCATCCCGGTGTTCATCCGCAGCGTGCCCGGCACGGCGGAGTGGATCTGGGGCCACGGCGCCCTGCCCGGTGACCTCGCGAAGGTGGGCCCCGAGTTCGACGGCCCCTTCGACGAGGACGATCCCGACGCGATCGACCGCGAGGTCCGCCCGGCCGACACCGCCCGCATCCGCGAGCTCGTCGAGGCCGCGTTCCGCGACCTCGACCCCGAGCCCGCCGATCTCACGACCTGCATCATGGCGCACACGCCCGACGGCCAGTTCGTCGTCGGACCGACGGATGCCTCGGGCCGCGTCGTCGTCGCGGGCGGGTGCTCGGGGCACTCGTTCAAGCACGCCGCCGCGCTCGGCGAGCTCGCCGCGCAGCTCGCCGTCGACGAGCAGCCCTTCACCGACATCGGCTTCCTCGACCCCCGCCGCTTCCATCCGGACGGAGCGGTCGGCGGCGCGAGGGCACATGCCCCTCGCGCGACCGGTGGCTCCGTCGAGACGGGCTCGGCCTAG
- a CDS encoding LLM class flavin-dependent oxidoreductase, with product MQFGIFSVSDITQDPTTGRTPTEHERIKGWIAMAEKAEEVGLDVFAAGEHHNPPFFSSSPTTILGHIAARTERLILSTATTLITTNDPVKIAEDFAMLQHLSDGRVDLTLGRGNTGPVYPWFGKDIRDGIELAIEHYALLRKLWTEPVVNWTGKHRTPLTGYTSTPAPLDGVAPFVWHGSIRSPQIAEQAAYYGDGFFHNNIFWNKEHTERMVRLYRSRFAHYGHGEPEQAFVGLGGQIFMKPTEREAKERFRPFFDVAPVYGHGPSLEEFTEATPLTVGTPEQVIEKTLKFRDYVGDYQRQLFLVDHAGLPLEEVLEQIEVLGTEVVPVLRREFDSVRQAGVPDAPTHAARVAAAKEAGTQLGEQGSTWRDQGERSDLDTGAAIARQGGEAA from the coding sequence ATGCAGTTCGGCATCTTCTCGGTGAGCGACATCACCCAGGACCCCACGACGGGCCGCACGCCCACCGAGCACGAGCGCATCAAGGGCTGGATCGCCATGGCCGAGAAGGCCGAGGAGGTCGGCCTCGACGTCTTCGCCGCCGGCGAGCACCACAACCCGCCGTTCTTCTCCTCCTCGCCGACGACCATCCTCGGCCACATCGCGGCGCGCACCGAGCGGCTCATCCTCTCGACCGCCACGACGCTCATCACCACGAACGACCCGGTGAAGATCGCCGAGGACTTCGCGATGCTGCAGCACCTGAGCGACGGCCGCGTCGACCTCACGCTGGGCCGCGGCAACACCGGCCCCGTCTACCCGTGGTTCGGCAAGGACATCCGCGACGGCATCGAGCTCGCGATCGAGCACTACGCGCTGCTCCGGAAGCTCTGGACCGAGCCGGTCGTGAACTGGACGGGCAAGCACCGCACGCCGCTCACCGGCTACACCTCGACGCCCGCGCCGCTCGACGGCGTCGCGCCCTTCGTGTGGCACGGCTCCATCCGCTCGCCGCAGATCGCCGAGCAGGCCGCGTACTACGGCGACGGCTTCTTCCACAACAACATCTTCTGGAACAAGGAGCACACCGAGCGGATGGTGCGCCTGTACCGCTCGCGCTTCGCGCACTACGGCCACGGCGAGCCCGAGCAGGCGTTCGTCGGCCTCGGCGGCCAGATCTTCATGAAGCCGACCGAGCGCGAGGCGAAGGAGCGGTTCCGCCCGTTCTTCGACGTCGCCCCGGTCTACGGCCACGGCCCGTCGCTCGAGGAGTTCACCGAGGCGACCCCGCTCACGGTCGGCACCCCCGAGCAGGTCATCGAGAAGACCCTGAAGTTCCGCGACTACGTCGGCGACTACCAGCGCCAGCTCTTCCTCGTCGACCACGCGGGCCTGCCGCTCGAGGAGGTGCTCGAGCAGATCGAGGTGCTCGGCACCGAGGTCGTGCCGGTGCTGCGCCGCGAGTTCGACTCCGTGCGTCAGGCGGGCGTGCCGGATGCCCCCACGCACGCCGCGCGCGTCGCCGCCGCGAAGGAGGCGGGCACGCAGCTCGGCGAGCAGGGCAGCACCTGGCGCGACCAGGGCGAGCGCTCGGACCTCGACACCGGTGCGGCGATCGCCCGGCAGGGCGGTGAGGCAGCGTGA
- a CDS encoding VanZ family protein yields the protein MLSTLLAAYPWLAFALLAAAVVVGPALGWWLAPRPRAAWALAALAGVAVLVTTLYPTGREVELVCVLGRDGTLAGPEPLANVALFVPIGLLVGVASRRPALGALAGAVLTVGIELVQALAPALGRSCAVDDAIANTVGAALGAVLAAAVLLVARRRTPREDAAALR from the coding sequence GTGCTCTCCACCCTGCTCGCGGCATATCCGTGGCTGGCGTTCGCGCTGCTCGCGGCCGCGGTCGTCGTCGGCCCGGCGCTCGGGTGGTGGCTCGCGCCGCGCCCGCGCGCGGCCTGGGCGCTCGCGGCGCTCGCCGGGGTCGCGGTGCTCGTCACGACGCTGTACCCGACGGGCAGGGAGGTCGAGCTCGTCTGCGTGCTCGGCCGCGACGGCACGCTCGCCGGCCCTGAGCCGCTCGCCAACGTTGCGCTCTTCGTGCCGATCGGGCTGCTCGTCGGCGTCGCGAGCCGCAGGCCGGCGCTCGGCGCGCTCGCGGGGGCGGTGCTCACCGTGGGGATCGAGCTCGTGCAGGCGCTCGCGCCCGCGCTCGGTCGCTCGTGCGCCGTCGACGACGCGATCGCGAACACCGTCGGGGCGGCGCTCGGCGCCGTGCTCGCGGCCGCGGTGCTGCTCGTCGCGCGCCGGCGCACGCCGAGGGAGGACGCGGCAGCGCTGCGCTAG
- a CDS encoding CE1759 family FMN reductase has protein sequence MTSPRIAVVSAGLGEPSSTKLLADRLRDATLRALAGHGQHTEAVDVVLRPLAQDIASHMLTHNPSEALAAAIREVVDAEAIIAVTPTFNMSYSGLFKSFFDVIEEGQLASIPTALGATGGSARHSMVMDTAMRPMFSYLKAQVVPTGVFAASEDWGTDSGLERRIEREGKELADLMVALPRRREADPFDESGEAFLSFEQMLGHA, from the coding sequence GTGACCTCCCCCCGCATCGCGGTCGTCTCGGCGGGCCTCGGCGAGCCGTCGAGCACGAAGCTGCTGGCCGACCGGCTGCGCGACGCCACCCTGCGCGCGCTCGCCGGTCACGGCCAGCACACCGAGGCGGTCGACGTCGTGCTGCGGCCGCTCGCGCAGGACATCGCGTCGCACATGCTCACGCACAACCCCTCGGAGGCGCTCGCCGCCGCGATCCGCGAGGTGGTGGACGCCGAGGCGATCATCGCCGTCACGCCGACGTTCAACATGTCGTACTCGGGGCTCTTCAAGTCGTTCTTCGACGTGATCGAGGAGGGCCAGCTCGCCTCGATCCCCACCGCGCTCGGCGCGACCGGCGGCTCCGCCCGGCACTCGATGGTGATGGACACGGCGATGCGCCCGATGTTCTCGTACCTCAAGGCGCAGGTCGTGCCGACGGGCGTCTTCGCCGCGAGCGAGGACTGGGGCACCGACTCCGGGCTCGAGCGCCGCATCGAGCGCGAGGGCAAGGAGCTCGCCGACCTCATGGTGGCGCTGCCGCGGCGCCGCGAGGCCGACCCGTTCGACGAGTCGGGCGAGGCGTTCCTGTCGTTCGAGCAGATGCTGGGGCACGCGTGA
- a CDS encoding uracil-xanthine permease family protein produces the protein MFTWSRRDDTRLHASELVLPEERLSWARTIGLGMQHVVAMFGATFLVPIITGFPPSTTLLFSGIGTILFLLVTGNRLPSYLGSSFAFLAPIGAATTIGGQGFALAGIVLVGALLAIVGLIVHLAGTRWIAALMPPVVSGTIVALIGFNLAPAARDNFLEDPLLSVITLGAIILTAVLFRGLVGRLAILVGVVVGYAVAGVTNNVDWTGVEEAAWIGLPQFQTPTLDPALIPSLLLFVPVVLPLIAENLGHVKGVGQLIDRDLDPLAGRALMADGGATVLAGLFGGSATTTYGENIGVMSATRVFSTAAYWVAAITAIVLGLSPKVGAIIFAVPAGVLGGVTTALYGLIGIIGVRIWIENRVDFSIPRNQFAAGVGLIVAIANYTLTAGQLVFEGIVLGTVATLVIYHLMDALERLRGPRTDARDDHAPPATAPAGEAR, from the coding sequence ATGTTCACCTGGAGCCGCCGCGACGACACGCGACTGCACGCATCCGAGCTCGTGCTCCCGGAGGAGCGCCTCAGCTGGGCCCGCACGATCGGGCTCGGCATGCAGCACGTCGTCGCGATGTTCGGCGCCACCTTCCTCGTGCCGATCATCACCGGCTTCCCGCCGTCGACGACCCTGCTCTTCTCGGGCATCGGCACGATCCTCTTCCTGCTGGTGACGGGCAACCGGCTGCCGAGCTATCTCGGCTCGTCCTTCGCCTTCCTCGCGCCCATCGGCGCGGCGACGACGATCGGCGGCCAGGGCTTCGCGCTCGCCGGCATCGTGCTCGTGGGCGCGCTGCTCGCGATCGTCGGCCTCATCGTGCACCTCGCGGGCACCCGCTGGATCGCCGCCCTCATGCCGCCCGTCGTCTCGGGCACGATCGTCGCCCTCATCGGCTTCAACCTCGCCCCGGCGGCAAGGGACAACTTCCTCGAGGACCCGCTGCTGTCGGTCATCACGCTCGGCGCGATCATCCTCACCGCCGTGCTGTTCCGCGGGCTCGTCGGGCGCCTGGCGATCCTGGTCGGCGTCGTCGTCGGCTACGCCGTCGCGGGCGTGACGAACAACGTCGACTGGACGGGCGTCGAGGAGGCGGCCTGGATCGGGCTCCCGCAGTTCCAGACGCCGACGCTCGACCCCGCGCTCATCCCCTCGCTGCTGCTCTTCGTGCCGGTCGTGCTGCCGCTCATCGCCGAGAACCTCGGGCACGTCAAGGGCGTCGGCCAGCTCATCGACCGCGACCTCGACCCGCTCGCCGGGCGCGCGCTCATGGCCGACGGCGGCGCGACGGTGCTCGCGGGCCTCTTCGGCGGCTCGGCCACCACGACCTACGGCGAGAACATCGGCGTGATGAGCGCCACGCGCGTGTTCTCGACCGCCGCCTACTGGGTGGCCGCGATCACCGCGATCGTGCTCGGCCTCTCCCCCAAGGTGGGCGCGATCATCTTCGCCGTGCCCGCGGGTGTGCTCGGCGGCGTCACGACCGCGCTGTACGGCCTCATCGGCATCATCGGCGTGCGCATCTGGATCGAGAACCGCGTCGACTTCTCGATCCCGCGCAACCAGTTCGCCGCGGGCGTCGGGCTCATCGTCGCGATCGCGAACTACACGCTCACCGCCGGGCAGCTCGTCTTCGAGGGCATCGTGCTCGGCACCGTCGCGACGCTCGTGATCTACCACCTCATGGATGCGCTCGAGCGGCTCCGCGGACCCCGCACGGACGCCCGGGACGACCACGCGCCGCCGGCGACAGCACCCGCCGGCGAGGCCCGCTGA
- a CDS encoding response regulator transcription factor, whose protein sequence is MARIIAQRPHVVLIDFETADLVLCLRAVRRTAPSMPVVVYGVGRVAGVGERLIHAARAGVSSFVDDEQPLEEIVPVLELALQGQPYCSPHVASVLLHAVQLFRELPLPRDTDARSASAVLSQRERIVAELVVSGLTNRQIANHLVVSEATVKSHVHAILQKLGIRRREEVRLWFGPALAPPEAPLPLPLPLPASEQTPSLVDGAPRPVHRSTSTVPAPSWP, encoded by the coding sequence GTGGCTCGCATCATCGCGCAGCGGCCGCATGTCGTGCTCATCGACTTCGAGACGGCCGACCTGGTGCTGTGCCTCCGGGCGGTGCGTCGCACCGCTCCGTCGATGCCGGTCGTGGTCTACGGCGTCGGACGCGTCGCGGGCGTCGGCGAGCGCCTGATCCACGCGGCTCGGGCGGGGGTCAGCAGCTTCGTGGATGACGAGCAGCCGCTGGAGGAGATCGTGCCGGTGCTCGAGCTCGCCCTGCAGGGGCAGCCGTACTGCAGTCCGCACGTCGCCAGCGTCCTGCTCCACGCGGTCCAGCTCTTCCGCGAGCTGCCGCTCCCGCGGGACACCGATGCCCGCAGCGCGAGTGCGGTGCTGTCGCAGCGCGAGCGCATCGTCGCCGAGCTCGTCGTGTCGGGACTCACGAATCGGCAGATCGCCAACCACCTCGTCGTATCGGAGGCGACGGTCAAGTCGCACGTGCATGCGATCCTCCAGAAGCTCGGCATACGTCGGCGCGAAGAGGTGCGCCTGTGGTTCGGCCCAGCCCTCGCGCCGCCGGAGGCGCCGCTCCCGCTGCCGCTCCCGCTGCCTGCGTCCGAGCAGACTCCATCCCTGGTCGATGGAGCGCCCCGCCCAGTCCATCGATCGACCTCCACCGTTCCTGCACCGTCCTGGCCGTAG
- a CDS encoding MFS transporter: MPALPSPRRVQGTYYVLTLGNTLAASFIWGINTLFLLDAGLTNLEAFAANAFYTVGVLLFEIPTGVVADTLGRRASYLLGTLTLAVTTVLYWLLWVWESPFWAWALVSVLLGLGFTFFTGAVDAWLVDALQAAGYEGSLETVFGRSLIVSGAAMLSGSVLGGFIAQVTDLGVPFLIRAGVLLAMIVVAGLLMRDLGFQPDRSEGPIRATRTVLRASWRHGLGNAPVRWLLLASPFTAGVGFYVFYALQPHLLELWGDPNAYTVAGLAAALLSGASMLGGAIAPLVRRLFRHRTSTILLATVMSIVVLVALGLVQDFWVAIGLVALWGVMSAIDDPVHRAYLNDLIPSKQRATVLSFDSLLGSAGSTAFQPALGRSADIGGYGFSLLLSGAISAVAVPFVLLSRAQHDPADTQRDVDAEAPVPTDRPPTTGTAVPTERPGSTD, encoded by the coding sequence ATGCCCGCTCTCCCCTCACCGCGCCGCGTCCAGGGCACCTACTACGTGCTCACGCTCGGCAACACGCTCGCGGCCTCGTTCATCTGGGGCATCAACACCCTCTTCCTGCTCGACGCAGGGCTCACGAACCTCGAGGCGTTCGCGGCCAACGCGTTCTACACGGTGGGCGTGCTGCTGTTCGAGATCCCGACCGGCGTCGTCGCCGACACCCTCGGCCGGCGGGCGTCGTACCTGCTCGGCACGCTCACGCTCGCCGTCACGACGGTGCTCTACTGGCTGCTCTGGGTGTGGGAGTCGCCGTTCTGGGCCTGGGCGCTCGTCTCGGTGCTGCTCGGCCTGGGCTTCACCTTCTTCACCGGCGCGGTCGACGCCTGGCTCGTCGACGCGCTCCAGGCGGCCGGCTACGAGGGCAGCCTCGAGACCGTCTTCGGCCGCTCGCTCATCGTCAGCGGCGCGGCGATGCTGTCGGGATCCGTGCTCGGCGGCTTCATCGCGCAGGTGACCGACCTCGGGGTGCCGTTCCTCATCCGCGCGGGCGTGCTGCTGGCGATGATCGTCGTCGCGGGGCTGCTCATGCGCGACCTCGGCTTCCAGCCCGACCGCAGCGAGGGCCCGATCCGGGCGACGCGCACGGTGCTGCGGGCCTCGTGGCGGCACGGGCTCGGCAACGCGCCGGTGCGCTGGCTGCTGCTCGCGAGCCCGTTCACCGCGGGCGTCGGCTTCTACGTCTTCTACGCCCTGCAGCCGCACCTGCTCGAGCTCTGGGGCGACCCCAACGCCTACACGGTCGCCGGCCTCGCGGCCGCGCTGCTCTCGGGCGCCTCGATGCTCGGCGGGGCGATCGCCCCGCTCGTGCGCCGGCTGTTCCGCCACCGCACCTCGACCATCCTGCTCGCGACGGTGATGAGCATCGTCGTGCTCGTGGCGCTGGGCCTCGTGCAGGACTTCTGGGTCGCCATCGGGCTCGTCGCCCTGTGGGGCGTCATGTCGGCCATCGACGACCCCGTGCACCGCGCCTACCTCAACGACCTCATCCCCTCGAAGCAGCGGGCGACCGTGCTCTCGTTCGACTCGCTGCTGGGGTCGGCGGGCAGCACGGCGTTCCAGCCGGCGCTCGGGCGCAGCGCCGACATCGGCGGCTACGGCTTCTCGCTGCTGCTGAGCGGCGCCATCTCGGCGGTCGCGGTGCCGTTCGTGCTGCTGAGCAGGGCGCAGCACGACCCCGCAGACACCCAGCGCGACGTCGACGCCGAGGCGCCGGTGCCGACCGATCGGCCGCCGACGACCGGCACGGCCGTCCCGACCGAGCGGCCGGGCTCGACCGACTAG
- a CDS encoding SRPBCC family protein, whose amino-acid sequence MPQVVVRSWVPVEPALAFAVSQTQGEVRLRWDPFIRHQRLVDADRPAKGVRTVTRTRLGLGMVSEYASYRPPTSVGMTMLRGPWYFERFGAGWRFAPEDRDGVPGTAASWKYSYTVRPAWLRPVAEPIGQWLLGREIRARIAAFSAACQDDAVLAAARADLAA is encoded by the coding sequence GTGCCGCAGGTCGTCGTCCGCTCGTGGGTCCCCGTCGAGCCAGCGCTCGCGTTCGCCGTGTCGCAGACGCAGGGCGAGGTGCGGCTGCGCTGGGACCCGTTCATCCGCCACCAGCGGCTCGTCGATGCCGACCGCCCCGCGAAGGGCGTGCGCACGGTGACGCGCACGCGGCTCGGGCTCGGGATGGTGAGCGAGTACGCGTCGTACCGCCCGCCGACCTCGGTGGGCATGACGATGCTGCGGGGGCCGTGGTACTTCGAGCGGTTCGGCGCCGGATGGCGCTTCGCGCCGGAGGACCGCGACGGCGTGCCCGGCACCGCAGCGAGCTGGAAGTACAGCTACACGGTGCGGCCGGCGTGGCTGCGGCCGGTCGCCGAGCCCATCGGCCAGTGGCTGCTGGGCCGCGAGATCCGCGCTCGCATCGCGGCGTTCTCGGCCGCGTGCCAGGACGACGCCGTGCTCGCGGCGGCCAGGGCGGACCTCGCCGCCTAG